The DNA window CTTTATATAATGTTTTATATAGTCCATTTTTCCCTCTAAAATCTTTTACACCACTATCTGTTGAAGTTCCTGCTCCTCCAAAGAAAACTAAATACTTTGTATTTTTTAATATATTAACTAATTCTAAAATTTTTTCTTCTCTTTTTACATCCATAAATTTACCTCCTCGTATCAAATTTATATTTTTATTTTATCAGATTTCTATGTATTTTTATAGTTATTTTAGCTTTATTTTTAATTTAAAAAAATAAAAAAGGACTAATCTTAAATAAAATTAATCCTTAATATTTTTTAAAATTCTATTACTGCATCAAGCAATGCTTTTGAATAATCATCTTTTACTTCACATAATTTTTCTAAACTATCCACTTTCTCTACAATTCTTCCTTCTTTAAAAAATATTACACTATCACAAATATAAGTTAGTGTCAATAAGTCATGAGTTACAAAAATATATGATAGTGAATAAGATTTTTTTAACTCTTGTAGAAGGTTTAAAATTTCAACTTGGGTTGAAATATCAAGAGAACTAACTGCCTCATCAAGCATTATGAATTTAGGTTTTGTTGAAATTGCTCTTGCAATACAAACTCTTTGAAGTTGTCCTCCACTTAGTTCATGGGCATATCTATCTAAAAATTCAACTTTTAAACCTACATCAACTACTAATTTTTCTAGTTCTTTTCTCAAATCGCTAGAAGATAAATTTGTATTTAATTTTAAAGGTTCTGCTATAATATCTGCAACCTTAAATCTTGGATTAACAGAAGAGAAATAATCTTGAAAAACTATACTCAATTCCTTTCTTGAAATTTGATTAGCTTCTTTATGAATATCTTTATCTTGAAATTTTATTTCACCACTGTCTGGTTTTTCAAGTCCTATTAAAAGTCTTCCTAGTGTACTTTTTCCACTTCCACTCTCTCCAATTATTCCTAAACATTCTCCTTTTTTTAAAGAAAAAGAAACATCATTTAGAACTTTTTTTATTTTCTTTTTAAAAAGTCCTTTTTCTTTATATG is part of the Fusobacterium nucleatum genome and encodes:
- a CDS encoding dipeptide/oligopeptide/nickel ABC transporter ATP-binding protein, which codes for MINNEILFEVNGITKSYKEKGLFKKKIKKVLNDVSFSLKKGECLGIIGESGSGKSTLGRLLIGLEKPDSGEIKFQDKDIHKEANQISRKELSIVFQDYFSSVNPRFKVADIIAEPLKLNTNLSSSDLRKELEKLVVDVGLKVEFLDRYAHELSGGQLQRVCIARAISTKPKFIMLDEAVSSLDISTQVEILNLLQELKKSYSLSYIFVTHDLLTLTYICDSVIFFKEGRIVEKVDSLEKLCEVKDDYSKALLDAVIEF